The following DNA comes from Castanea sativa cultivar Marrone di Chiusa Pesio chromosome 10, ASM4071231v1.
aaagtaaGAGATAAGGTAACgtaaaataatgtttaaaaatgagatagagatagtGTCCTAAGTTTTAGACTGaatgaagaagataaagaaaaaaacccaaaatttaggAAAAGTAATTTACTCTTTTAACctgtttatgttttttaatttaaaattatttaactaaatgaTAGAggtattttagagagtttaaaaatttagatagaGTACCCGTTTGGATAGTGCTGAAACTGcgtctatgtttttttttttttttttttttcttgttgttttgtTGAGAAAAGGCTTTTATGCTTTTCCAGTGAATCCCGTGCACTGTTTACtggacccacaaacctctttttcagcaaaattttcattaaaaatggattCTATGACAtttttcacacatttaaaaattattttgttacagttttttcaattttcaatttttagcaaaaaaacagTATCTAAACACACCCAGAATATCGCTAagccaaaaaaacaaataaataaaaacaagaattaTTATATACGCAAAGCGCGTGTGATAAGTGTAGTTAATTTATGACATCTTGTTTAGTGATATTTgtcatgttattttattttattttttggataaattttggTCTTGTTATTGATTCTcaaatagatttatttatttatttatttggtcaTTATCAGgttgggccttttttttttttgttgagaaaaatcaGGTTGGGCCTTGGAACGGCGTTTATCCATTAGAAGCGTTTAGAAACCCATTTAACAAATATCTAATTAAACATCACCTTTATTTATATACCGACATCAGTATAGTATATTAttccctaaaataaatatagaaattCCTTCATTCAGTTCAGTGCTCTTGGGCAAAAAATCaatcttcctctctctctctctctctcctaggGTTTGGTTGGTGGTTTTGCTTTTTAACGCAAACAGCATAAACAGCAGCAAACTGGTGCTTTTTCAACACAAAAACTCCTTTTCGGCTTTTGGAATCCAACCACAACCCGGATATCCTCTTCACAATTCTTTAGCTACTCTGCTcctctctttttatatatatatacataatctGCTCTTCAATCTCTTTCGGCTTTTTGCAAAATCGATCAATCATCAAAATTCAGTATATAATGattaaaatctcaaaatcaAGGCTGTTCGTGTGCGTGAACGCCGTCGTAATCTGCCAGAATCTTCGTGTCTTAGGTCCTGGCTTGAATCCCTTTGCACCTTATTGCATAGCCCATCACTCTCGCTaaattctcttcttttctttttccctctctGTTTATCGATCTTTCCAATTATTTGCTGTGTGAGCAAAAACTTCGAacaaatttaattgaattatctTGTCGTcgttgttttcttctttcttttttattattgttgtgaggagtttgtgtgtgtgtgtgtgtgtgagatttGGTATGGTAAATATGCTCGAGGAGCTGCCTCAGCGTCAGGAGCTTACGTCTTTGTTTCGTCGAAGCTTGTCGAGACGTCGCTCTATAAGGTCTGGAGGAGCAGGTGTTGTTGATAGGGACGATCGAGGATGGACTCTGCTCCATATTGGTGCTCGTAAAGGCGATCTCAAAGAGGTTTCATTTTTTTCGctttctttctttactttttcattttaggCCAAGAATTTGTTAATTGATTGATTGTGGTAGTGGTTTTTGCGGTATCAATCTTTTTGGAGGTCATGGAAGTTCTgattttgagtttgtgtttgatatttaatttgtttatttttaggctaaaatgcaaaactgaacCTCTCTAACTTTTATCAGATCCTctaagttttagatttaatcaattaaggcctttttgttaatttttgttaaaattttttgaaaaaaaaaatgtggatattttttgtcaatcattaattgaattttttttagtttaaaaaatttcaagaaaaatttataaaattgaaaaattaaccttaacatataacaaaagttaatggaaaagccttaattgaataaatttgaaagataGAGGACTGAATTGAACAAAAGCAAAggtagaggactgaaatgaaatttgaagaaacttagagggccagttttgcattttacccttATTTTTATGATGCAATGATTAATTTTTGGAGTTATTCATGGATTGTATATAATATCGACTCTATCTATACCGTTGCTTGTTGTCGTGGTTAAGAAACATATGGGTATGATATTCACTTTTGAAATGTATGAAGGGTGTGAGAGGAAGTAATATTTgtataaatgaaagaaaactaGCCCTGAGAATGCTTTGTGAACAATTACCACCTATGCCGGAGTGTTCTTTTATTGTATGACTTATTGACAAAATGACTTAGAAATGTTTTAATGACTCATATTAGATATTGTGTGTGTGGATACTATGAGGATTTTAGTGAGGAACATCCCCTCTAGCAAAGGTGTAAAGTCAATATATGTCATCGTTTCTAAGTAGGTGGCAATTGTTCTGATGACTCAATAGTTTTTTGTATGACGTGTTTTATGGAAACTACAAAGATTTTAGTGAGGAGCCTCACCACTAGCCTATAAAAGAAGTCATTTCATCCTTTTATTCAGCTGCACACACCAACTGATTCTCAATCCGCCACATGCCGTATGTTTAATGAGTGGCATCATGAAAGAGGTCTTTTATGTCAGCGTTTGCATCCTCAAGACCACCTCAATGTAGGATCTCTTGCTTTGATACCACGATGTGGTAGGGAGAACTTAAGTCTAGTGTATAAGAAGGGTTTAAGAAGAACTTACATaacaaaaaagattaaagaaaagaaaaagataatggGATTGAAGTTTGgaacaatcaaatatcaatGTCTAGGctcaaataacaaagaaaatattcaaatatgaaatatcaTGTAGATAAGAAAAGACTGCCTACAAGATAAGGAAATACACTAGAATCTAATTGTCCATCTTACATATAACAGTTAAATCATAACTATCTACCACCAGTAAACATCACATACCAGACACTTGACCTTTATATATTAAAGACATAATAATCAATAAAacataacataaataaataaaagaaaaatactaatgGGATTAAACTCTCCTACATCACTCTGTGTGTGTGCgtgtatatgtatatttgtTGATTAAGTGATTttagtattttggttattttaggaATGCTTACCTTTATGTAATatttcacccccccccccaccccttTGACAACTTTTCATTGTATTATTCACGTCCATATTTCACAACCCTGAATACCTAAATATTTGCCAACTCTCGGTTGTCAATTAGTCTTCAACACCAACCTTAAACTCGATATGCTGGAGAACATTGGaacctttttatatttattttaaaggctttcttgggctttaatcattttttattttcaaatcatAATCAATTCATAAACTGTAGATTCTTTTGTAGTTCCAAACTCTAAGTCTACTTCTTAATAGATTAGATCTGATTTAGAAACCTGCCTATGTGATGGGCTTTTTAGGGTCTGAAGCTTTTGGTTTTAGGGAAGGGGTTTACGGTCCTTAGGTTAATTACTGTTTGGGAAAAGGAGGGTGTAAGTGTAAAAAGGGGCTGTTCTTGAATGAAACAAGTTTACAAAAATTTCTGGCAGCAACAAGATTAGGTATTAAGTGGTTATTTGGTGTCAGCTATGAGAATTTATGAGGTTTAGGCTTTCAATGACTTAAAAGGGGTTTGGTGCTGAAACTTGATTGTCAGTGCTGATCAGGGCGTGTGAACAAAATAGCTGATGTAAGAGGTGAAAAAAAGGGGAAATGGAGGGAGAAGTGGGAAATCAAAAAGTGAGAAGTTTGAGGTCCTGTTTTGAGGACAATCACTTTTTCTTGGAGAAATATTTTAAGTGTGAAGGTTCTTTCAGTAATTGCATGTGGACAGTTGTTTGAGGTAAAATATTCACCGTTGAGGATCTTATTAGATGCTAGTTATTGCATATCTAAGAATACTGGGTAAACAGTTCATCAATTTCCATCTATGAATGGGAGTTGGACTTAGTGCCATTTATCTTCAAGACTAACCAATAAAGCCTTAAGGGAACAGAAGGTATGAACTCCTGCCCAATTGAAATGGATAAGCAAAATGGGATACACGTTCTTGATTGAAAACAAGGAGGCAAGGAAAACAAGGTATTTGATGCTGTCTCAAGGAAGGAAGAATAGATCTTTGTAGAAACCTCTAGTCTCTTCTTCATTACATTCCTTTATAAGGGAAGGATTTACTTAGGTTAATCATTTTCCCTCAAGCCTAGAATTTTACAACACATCCATGACCACCCATGGCAGGCCATTCAGGTAACCAAAAGTCCTTGTACAGAGCCAAGATGGATTTATTTTGGAAAGGCATGAAGGGAGTATCAAAAAGATACATTAGAGTGTGATGCAAGAGGAATAAGCTGGATAATGTGTCTCTTGCTGGTCTCCTACAGCTGTTTCCTATCCCTTAGTCATCCTTAAGTAGATGTTTCCATGGAATTTATAGAGGGGTTACCTTTCTCTGATGCTGAAGGTGGACAGGCTGATCAAGTGCTCCCATTTCATTCCTATGTCTCATCCCTATACAGCAGCCAAGAAAGGGTTTATAGAGTTATGAATTAGTTGCTTAAGGGGTAGTTAGCCAATGAGTTGCAGGCAGTTTTAAGCCCAACTAAACCTATATATTCATTCATGTAATTACCTAtccatagaaaaaaaataattctttcaaCTAATCAGTTATAAATCTCTcatttcttccttctcttttcttgGAGGCTAGCTACCTTGAATCAGTCAAGATCTCTCTAATTTCCCAAGAAGCCAACCATTTGAACCATTACAGAAACGTATTTGTAACCTGATTAAGACATGGCATAAGTTTGtggtttattgatttatttttggttttttttttggggggggggggtaattAATTCATGTTTTTCACTGTCATATTGTAAATTACTTGATAACAGAATAAGAGGAAGTAGTTCTTGATGCTTCAAGgacatgtttctttttcttcctttttctatATCCTTAttcatattgtaaaattatgtGATGCTTCAAGGACGAGCTGTTTTTGTTTGCGTcatttgaatgttttttttttctcataacctTTCCTTGGAATAGGTGAAGCGGCTTCTTGATGAAGGGATGGACGTGAATGTGGCTACATGGGGCCCCAAATCAAAAGGGGTCACCCCCCTCCACCTTGCTGCTCAAGGTGGCCACCTTGAAGTTATGGATGAATTGCTAGAGCGTGGTGCTAACATTGATGCTAGAACTAAGGGTGCTTGTGGCTGTAAGTATCTTCTCCCTATAGATGATGTTTCCCTTCAGTACTCCCCTTCCCTTTTTGCATAAACGAATAATCgaagggggaaaaaaggaaTCTAATTTTTGGATACAGATGTTGATATTTATTTCTCCTACTGTTTTTGTTAAACCCAGGGACACCACTTCACAGCGCTGCGAAAGAAAGGAGGAAGGAAGCTGTGAAATTTCTGATAGAGAATGGTGCATTCATGCCAGATGACATGAACGACAGCAGATTTAACCCACCACTCCATTACTGCCCTGGCCTTGAGTGGGCTTATGAGGAGATGAAGCGTTTCAGGCAAGATAGCTCATCATCATCAGTAGGTGAGACTTCCTGCAGCTCAGAAAGCTAAAACCCTCTCATTGCTATGGCCTTGCAGTTGAAGATATCTGCTACTATTGGTGTTTGCGTCTGTTGAACCTGGACGTAGATCATGTAATCAATCTGTTCTGTGTTGTGTGCTTTGGCTTTTTATATACTATTTGTTTGTATCAGACATTTGACACCTGGGATGTTAATGATGACTCAACTCAAGAGTTATATATAAGTACGTTGTTATGTTGTTGATCTTTGGAagcttttgttgttgttgttacaaTGTTTAGTAATTAATCTTTATGTATCGAAGAGTTGAAGTTtaagaagaaatgaaagaaaaaactaGCTTTTAATGAGTATAGTAGGGCTTTCTTCTCGAAGTGCTACGGCAGTTTAAAGGGGTTTGAGGTTTGTCTGTgtccctattatttatttttcgtGAATTACATTTCAGCCTCTCAACAACAGTGATGTTGTATTTGTCCTGAGACTGccaattgcaaatttttaactttttattatacgataaaaaaactgttttaattAGTATTACTTTAAATCCAAATTTGTTTGAATCAAGTTAACGAAACAATTGCATGACCTGCCAGTATagtatttctttgttttgtatgATGCTTCTCTGTCCCTGAACCTATTTTCTCCCGTTGTTTCATTTTATGAATCTTTCATTTCTAtcacaacaaagaaaagaaaaagaaaaatgaaatgctAAAATGGCAATGCAAATATCACATAATATCATATACAACTGCACcaaattgcattttatttttttgataaaaataattagttATTTGTTCTTAGTAACTTTTTAACCTCAAAACAAATGGGAGTCATAACTTTGGGAGTCATAACTTTGGGGGTCAATTATGCATTTTGATAGTTCAGGATTAAAGtgttaaatgaaaatatagttTAGACGGagaagtataatttttttgtttttgttttttcacttttttttccctattaagATTAATCTATCATTGAAATTTAttaactttggattttttttttttccctataagaAAAggcttttttttggttttattttcatCTCCATTTGTTTtccagaaagaaaaaaaaaataataataaaaaaataaaaaccgaTTAGTAGTCCATTCGTTTGTTAGATTGGACTAGCCATACCAAGATGAAAATTTGTCAATCCatagtagggatggcaatggggcggggcgggtTCAAAGGATAAGGTCTTCACCCTGTCCCGCAAGATTTTGTCTTGTCCCATCTTCGCACCGCCCTGCATGATGGGAAAAATTTTCTTGCCTCATCCCTTTACCTTGGGGCCCCTCAAaaccccaccccaccccgtAAAACTCTAATTCTTGTTAATTTACCTTAtaactagtacaatttttttaataaaacctatttcattgataaaaatatacttgataTTACAACTAAACTTATCCcatcaaattaaattaatttttagaataaaattgaataatatatccaaacGTTTTAACAAgataatcataaaaaataaaaaactcattgTATaacacatgaaaaaataaatgcaaagaACCACATtgagtagaataaaataagctaatattaatatgtttgtttaaatagtagggttttaggaTATGAAacatttataattataaccCTTAGCAATGTGGAGCGGGCGGGGACGGGAAGGGGGGGGTAGGGcaggtctaaaaagtctaaacccatcctCGGGCCACCTCGTAGTGCGATGTTAAAATCTTGCCCCATTCATGCCCATCACCTTTGCGAGGCGGGGAGGAGCAGGTTAATCGGAACgggaaaaattgtcatccctaatcCATAGTCCAATCAATGATTTttattgt
Coding sequences within:
- the LOC142613269 gene encoding phytochrome-interacting ankyrin-repeat protein 1-like, whose translation is MVNMLEELPQRQELTSLFRRSLSRRRSIRSGGAGVVDRDDRGWTLLHIGARKGDLKEVKRLLDEGMDVNVATWGPKSKGVTPLHLAAQGGHLEVMDELLERGANIDARTKGACGWTPLHSAAKERRKEAVKFLIENGAFMPDDMNDSRFNPPLHYCPGLEWAYEEMKRFRQDSSSSSVGETSCSSES